CAGGTGCACGTCCTTCTTCGTCTTTCTTGCGCTTGATTTTTCCGACCCTAAAGCCGAGAGTTTCAAGTTTAACGTAAACGTTGTCAATCTGCTCGCCGCTAAAGTCCGGCAGAACAGTCTTACCCTGGGTAGCACCAGCCGAAATCACGACCTTCACCGTGTCGCCAATGCGAACCTTTTCGCCGGCTACAGGAATCGTGCGAATCACGACACCGCGCGGAATACTCTGGTGAGCGCCCTTCACGATAGCGCCTTGCACAAGGCCCGCACGAGCAAGCGAGATAGAGGCTTGCTTCTGGCTCTTGCCACGCAGATCAGGAATTTCCACTTCGCGAAGTCCCAAGCTCTTGGTCAGTTTGACCGTACGCCCGAGCTTTGCCGTACGTCCGGCAGCAGGCATCTGCACAAGCACCATTCCGGCCGGAATTTGAGCGTTGTAGCGGCCTTCTTCAAGCCATTCATACTTGAATCCAGCATCTTCCAAAGCTTTTTCCGCAGCTTCCTGCGACATTCCTTCCAAGTTCGGAACTTCACCTGTAGAAGCAAAATGACCCGAGAAAATCGGCATTACAAGCTTGTCCACAAAGAACGCCAACAGAATCAGCAGCACAATCCAGATGCCGACAGCCTTTACAATCGGCGCTGTCTTGGCCCACGCGAGCAATTTATTCGCAATATTCTTTACTTTATCCATAGTAGGTAAAACTACCCTTTAGTCGCTTTTTCCTGCAAAGCGGTTTCATCGAAAATGACAATGTCTTTTCCGGTCATGGCGATGGCGTTTGCCTTCACAAGCATCGAGCAAATGCGGCTCACCGTTTCGCGAGTGGTACCCGACATGTCGGCCAACTGCTGCTGGGTCGGGCGGTTGTGGATTACCGTCACCATCTGGCCATTGTCGGTATGAATGCGCATGCCGCGTTCTTCCATCAAGTTCAGGAGAGTGCCAGCCACGCGACCACTTACAGACATGGTCGACAAAGAACCGATCTGCTTGTTCGCCTTACGCAGTCTCTTGCTCATTTCAGACAACAGAGACATCGCAATTTCAGGCGTCTGGCGAATCAAGGTCAAGAACGGTTCGCGGTGAATAATCATCAACTGTGCGTCGGTTACGGTGCGCACCGAGGCGGACCTCGGTTCGCCGTCAATCAAGGACATTTCACCAAAGAAGTCACCTCGTTCCAAGAAACTGAGGATCGTTTCGCGGCCATCGACGCCGGTCATATAGACCTGCACCGTACCCGATGCAATCAGGTACAGAGCCTTCATCGAGCAGTCGCCTTCAAGCACCACAGTCTCGTCGCGGTTGAAGTCCTGGACAACAACCAAATTGGCAAGCAAGCCAAGTTGTTCTTCCGTCAATTCAGAGAAAAGGTCAACCCCTTTCAAGAGTCCACATACATTGCTGTCCATTTCTTCTTTCTCCTTCGGTTAGATTCTTAGTCCAGATCTACGATAATGCTCTGGTCGCGCTTTGCACCGATCGAGATCATGCCGATCTTCACGCCCACGAGTTCCGCCATGCGGTTCAGGTACTTGCGAGCATTTTCCGGCAGGTCTTCGAGCTTGCGGCACTTAGTGGTATCGCACTTCCAACCCGGCATTTCTTCGTAAACCGGCACGCAGCGGCCGACCTTGGAAAGCTGGTTCGGGAAGTTTTCGATCTTTTCACCATCGCATTCGTAGTGAGTACAAATCTTGATAGAATCAAAGGTGTCGAGCACGTCGAGCTTGGTAATGGCCAAGTGAGTGAGACCATTCACCACGGCAGCCTTGCGGACCACCGGAGCGTCGAACCAACCGCAGCGGCGGTTACGACCGGTCGTTGCACCGTATTCGTTACCAATCTTACGGAGCGTGTCGCCCGTTTCGTCCAAAAGTTCAGTCGGGAACGGACCGTTACCCACGCGGGTCGTGTAAGCCTTCACCACGCCCACCACCTGGTCAATGGCAGTCGGGCCAATGCCTGCACCGCAGCTGGCATAACCGGCAACAGTGTTGCTGGAGGTCACGAACGGGTAAGTACCCTGGTCCACGTCAAGAATAGTACCCTGGGCACCTTCGAAAACCAGGCGCTTGCCGGCCTTCACAGCGGCATAGAGCATGGCGCTCACGTCACGCACGAACGGCTTGATCTTCTGGCCGAGTTCCAGGTAGTCCTTGATGACCTGTTCCGGGTCAATTTCGGGAACATCGTACATCACCTTGAATTCTTCGTTGTGGACCTTGGCCATCGCTTCGACGCGGGGGCGCAGTTCACGTTCATCCATGAGGTCACCCACGCGGACACCAATACGGTTCACCTTGTCGCTATAGCAGGGGCCAATGCCGCGGCCAGTCGTACCGATAGCGCCCTTACCGGCCTTCTTTTCCTTGGCCTTGTCGAGGGTGGAGTGGTACGGAAGCACCACGTGTGCGTTGTCGGCAATGAACAGGCGACCTTCCGGGTTGATACCCTTGGTGTGCAAGTCGGCGATTTCAGCCAAAGTCTGCACCGGGTCGAGCACCACGCCGTTACCGATCACGCAAATCTTATCATCATGCATAATGCCCGAGGGAATCAAGTGGAACACGAACTTCTTATCGCCCACTTCCACGGTATGGCCTGCATTGGCGCCGCCCTGGAAACGCACAATATAATCTGCGTCCAGAGTCAGAAAATCAACAACCTTGGCCTTGCCTTCGTCACCCCACTGGGAACCGATTACAACACGATTTGCCATATATCCTTCGTTTTTTTAAGCTAGTTAAACACGAAAATAAGCTACCCAGGGAATTTCCCTGAGCCCTTTTTCGCCATAAAGATAAAAAAGTGAACCGCTAGTGACAGCCGTCACAACCCGACCATTGGCGAAAACAGCCCAAAAACGGCTATAGCATGTTACAAAAATCTTACAATATTTATACAAGCTACGTATTGAAAACTTTACACATATAAACTAAATTTGGCTTTACTCACTTAT
This uncultured Fibrobacter sp. DNA region includes the following protein-coding sequences:
- a CDS encoding PASTA domain-containing protein; this translates as MDKVKNIANKLLAWAKTAPIVKAVGIWIVLLILLAFFVDKLVMPIFSGHFASTGEVPNLEGMSQEAAEKALEDAGFKYEWLEEGRYNAQIPAGMVLVQMPAAGRTAKLGRTVKLTKSLGLREVEIPDLRGKSQKQASISLARAGLVQGAIVKGAHQSIPRGVVIRTIPVAGEKVRIGDTVKVVISAGATQGKTVLPDFSGEQIDNVYVKLETLGFRVGKIKRKKDEEGRAPGTVIETSPKHGDYLPPDTKINFVIAD
- a CDS encoding Crp/Fnr family transcriptional regulator, giving the protein MDSNVCGLLKGVDLFSELTEEQLGLLANLVVVQDFNRDETVVLEGDCSMKALYLIASGTVQVYMTGVDGRETILSFLERGDFFGEMSLIDGEPRSASVRTVTDAQLMIIHREPFLTLIRQTPEIAMSLLSEMSKRLRKANKQIGSLSTMSVSGRVAGTLLNLMEERGMRIHTDNGQMVTVIHNRPTQQQLADMSGTTRETVSRICSMLVKANAIAMTGKDIVIFDETALQEKATKG
- a CDS encoding adenylosuccinate synthase, whose translation is MANRVVIGSQWGDEGKAKVVDFLTLDADYIVRFQGGANAGHTVEVGDKKFVFHLIPSGIMHDDKICVIGNGVVLDPVQTLAEIADLHTKGINPEGRLFIADNAHVVLPYHSTLDKAKEKKAGKGAIGTTGRGIGPCYSDKVNRIGVRVGDLMDERELRPRVEAMAKVHNEEFKVMYDVPEIDPEQVIKDYLELGQKIKPFVRDVSAMLYAAVKAGKRLVFEGAQGTILDVDQGTYPFVTSSNTVAGYASCGAGIGPTAIDQVVGVVKAYTTRVGNGPFPTELLDETGDTLRKIGNEYGATTGRNRRCGWFDAPVVRKAAVVNGLTHLAITKLDVLDTFDSIKICTHYECDGEKIENFPNQLSKVGRCVPVYEEMPGWKCDTTKCRKLEDLPENARKYLNRMAELVGVKIGMISIGAKRDQSIIVDLD